A stretch of the Chlorobiota bacterium genome encodes the following:
- a CDS encoding alpha/beta fold hydrolase translates to MKFFAIIIITLLLTQISFSQDITGSWNGILKVQNIQLRIVFNIVKTDSSYMSTMDSPDQGAKDIKVDFTLFENSILKLEIKDAKIKFNGELKDKIIVGKFNQGGQVFDLNLSKEIIEKDKVSRPQEPLKPYPYKSEDVTFNNKKANIKLAGTFTFPSFGEEFPVVVLISGSGPQNRDEELLSHKPFLVISDFLSRNGIAVLRYDDRGTYGSEGDFSKATSLDFASDVESAVEFLKTRKEVDIKKIGLIGHSEGGIIAPMVASKSKDIRFIILLSGTGVSGDKLLLTQQELISKASGVPESEIIKSNAINKIVFTMIVKSNNIIKLKTDLNNYLINELKKLNQIDSSNEATQKELIANQVKQITTPWMMFFLKYDPAKALEKTNCAVLALNGSNDLQVSPKQNLVAISNSLKKGGNNNFTIKELPKLNHLFQESKTGSPTEYSTIEQTFSPIALEEILSWIKTQVK, encoded by the coding sequence ATGAAATTCTTTGCAATAATAATTATTACTCTTTTACTAACCCAAATATCATTCAGTCAAGATATAACTGGCTCTTGGAATGGTATATTAAAAGTCCAAAATATTCAACTTAGAATTGTATTTAACATTGTAAAAACTGATTCAAGTTATATGTCAACCATGGATAGCCCAGATCAAGGTGCAAAAGATATTAAAGTAGATTTTACCTTATTTGAAAATTCGATTTTAAAACTTGAAATTAAGGATGCAAAAATTAAGTTTAATGGAGAACTTAAAGATAAAATTATTGTTGGTAAATTCAATCAAGGTGGCCAAGTATTTGATTTAAATTTATCAAAAGAAATTATTGAAAAAGACAAAGTTTCCAGACCACAAGAACCATTAAAACCATACCCTTATAAAAGTGAAGATGTAACTTTTAATAATAAAAAAGCAAACATTAAATTAGCTGGAACATTTACTTTCCCGAGTTTTGGAGAAGAATTTCCAGTAGTTGTTTTGATATCTGGAAGTGGACCTCAAAATAGAGATGAAGAGCTTTTGAGCCATAAACCTTTTCTTGTTATTTCAGATTTTTTATCCAGAAATGGTATAGCAGTATTAAGGTATGACGACAGAGGAACTTATGGTTCAGAAGGAGACTTTAGTAAAGCAACTTCATTAGATTTTGCCTCTGATGTTGAATCTGCAGTAGAATTTTTGAAAACTAGAAAAGAAGTTGATATAAAAAAAATTGGATTAATTGGTCATAGTGAAGGTGGAATTATTGCACCAATGGTAGCATCTAAATCTAAAGATATCAGATTCATTATTTTGCTTTCTGGCACTGGTGTTTCAGGTGATAAATTATTGTTAACTCAGCAGGAGTTAATTAGTAAAGCTTCTGGAGTTCCAGAATCTGAAATTATAAAATCTAATGCTATAAACAAAATAGTTTTTACTATGATTGTTAAGTCTAACAATATTATTAAATTGAAAACTGATTTAAATAATTATTTGATTAATGAGTTAAAAAAATTAAACCAAATAGATAGTTCAAATGAAGCTACTCAAAAAGAATTAATTGCAAATCAAGTTAAACAAATTACAACTCCTTGGATGATGTTTTTTTTAAAATATGATCCAGCAAAAGCTTTAGAAAAGACTAATTGCGCGGTATTAGCTTTAAATGGGAGTAATGACTTACAAGTATCTCCAAAACAAAATTTAGTTGCAATTTCAAATTCTTTAAAAAAAGGTGGTAATAATAATTTCACAATTAAAGAACTACCAAA
- a CDS encoding VOC family protein, with protein MASINPYITFNGNCEEAFNFYKSVFGVEFQFVGRYENMPPEYNFPESEKNKIMHISLPINNSTILFGADSSNSFGGDMKFGNNIAITINTESEEEANKLFNSLSIGGIITMPIDKTFWGALFGMFTDKFGINWMVNYDYPQSE; from the coding sequence ATGGCATCAATTAATCCTTACATAACATTTAATGGAAATTGTGAAGAGGCTTTCAATTTCTATAAATCGGTATTCGGTGTTGAATTTCAATTTGTTGGTAGATATGAAAATATGCCACCAGAATACAATTTTCCAGAAAGTGAAAAAAACAAGATCATGCACATTTCATTACCAATAAACAATTCCACAATTTTATTTGGTGCTGATTCATCAAATTCATTTGGTGGTGATATGAAATTTGGTAATAATATTGCAATTACAATTAACACTGAATCAGAAGAAGAAGCTAATAAATTGTTTAATTCTCTTTCAATTGGAGGTATTATTACAATGCCAATTGATAAAACATTTTGGGGAGCATTGTTTGGAATGTTTACAGATAAATTTGGTATTAATTGGATGGTAAATTATGATTACCCTCAGTCTGAATAA
- a CDS encoding SRPBCC family protein yields MKILKRLLIAILGIIALFLIIAIFVKKEYVVKRDIVINKPKQDVFNYIKFLKNQNEYSKWSKMDANMKKEFKGTDATIGFISSWDSENKDVGKGEQEIVKITEGSRVDYEIRFKIPFESTSNAYMSTEENGPNQTKVTWEFNGKMNYPMNLMLLFMDMDKEIGSDLNIGLNNLKGIQENYN; encoded by the coding sequence ATGAAAATTTTAAAGCGACTTCTAATAGCAATATTAGGTATCATAGCATTATTTTTAATTATAGCCATATTCGTTAAAAAGGAATATGTAGTTAAAAGAGATATTGTAATCAACAAACCAAAACAAGATGTTTTTAATTATATAAAATTTTTAAAAAATCAGAATGAATATAGTAAATGGTCAAAGATGGATGCTAATATGAAAAAAGAATTTAAAGGAACAGATGCAACTATTGGATTTATTTCTTCATGGGATAGTGAAAATAAAGATGTAGGAAAAGGTGAACAAGAAATTGTAAAAATAACTGAAGGCTCTAGAGTTGATTATGAAATTAGATTTAAAATTCCATTTGAATCAACAAGTAATGCTTACATGTCAACAGAAGAAAATGGACCCAATCAAACTAAAGTAACATGGGAGTTTAATGGGAAAATGAATTACCCAATGAACTTAATGTTGTTATTCATGGATATGGATAAAGAGATTGGAAGTGATTTGAATATAGGGCTAAATAATTTAAAAGGCATACAAGAAAATTATAATTAA
- a CDS encoding Rieske 2Fe-2S domain-containing protein, with product MNQFFIDENISLAKTIHSDFYTSQDIFSLSKEKIFSKSFQFIGDLDLFPDNGFAYPITFLESFLDEPLIILKDNNSNLKLVSNVCTHRGNILVNKPQNLNQIRCGYHGRTFNSNGEFQSMPEFEGVQNFPCKDDNLTELNIFKWGNLLFSSLNNDSDPLKFFGEMIDRMNFIQLDKLVRRDDLSKDYYIEANWALYCDNYLEGFHIPFVHNSLNNVLDFENYNNEIFYPYSNLQLGISKSKIGTFDLPKTSPDYGKFVAAYYFWVFPNMMFNFYPWGLSLNIVKPLAHNKTKISFITYTYDESLINIGAGVGLDTVELEDEAVVESVQKGVKSRFYNQGRFSIKREKCTHHFHTLLSKFLNS from the coding sequence ATGAACCAATTTTTTATTGATGAGAATATTTCGCTTGCTAAAACAATTCATTCAGATTTTTACACCTCTCAAGATATTTTCTCCCTATCTAAAGAAAAAATATTTTCAAAAAGTTTTCAGTTTATTGGTGACCTAGATTTGTTTCCAGATAATGGATTTGCATACCCAATTACATTTCTGGAATCATTTCTTGATGAACCCCTAATTATTCTTAAAGATAACAATTCAAATTTAAAGTTAGTGAGTAATGTATGTACTCATCGCGGAAATATACTTGTAAATAAACCTCAAAATTTAAATCAAATAAGATGTGGTTATCATGGTAGAACTTTTAATTCAAATGGTGAATTTCAATCTATGCCTGAATTTGAAGGAGTACAAAATTTTCCATGTAAAGATGACAACTTAACAGAATTGAATATTTTTAAATGGGGCAATTTGCTTTTCTCCTCACTTAATAATGATTCAGATCCATTAAAATTTTTTGGTGAAATGATTGATAGAATGAATTTCATTCAATTAGATAAATTAGTTAGAAGAGACGATTTGAGTAAAGATTATTATATTGAAGCAAACTGGGCTTTATATTGTGATAATTACCTTGAAGGATTTCATATTCCATTTGTTCATAATTCATTGAATAATGTTTTAGATTTTGAGAACTACAATAATGAAATTTTTTATCCATATTCAAACCTACAATTAGGAATTAGTAAAAGTAAGATTGGAACGTTTGATTTACCAAAAACATCGCCAGATTATGGTAAATTTGTTGCAGCTTATTATTTTTGGGTATTTCCAAATATGATGTTCAATTTTTACCCTTGGGGATTATCATTAAATATTGTAAAGCCATTGGCACATAACAAAACAAAAATTTCTTTTATTACTTATACTTATGATGAAAGCCTAATAAATATAGGAGCTGGAGTAGGCTTAGATACTGTTGAACTAGAAGATGAAGCTGTAGTTGAATCAGTTCAAAAAGGAGTTAAAAGTAGGTTCTACAATCAAGGTAGGTTTTCAATTAAAAGAGAAAAATGTACTCACCATTTTCATACACTTCTATCAAAGTTCTTAAATAGTTAA
- a CDS encoding OsmC family protein — protein sequence MNINHQYKLTLKWTGNKGQGTNDYAAYERSHNINIENKVELQCSSDAPFRGDYTKHSPEDFFLASVSSCHMLWYLHLCADSGIVVLEYTDFAEGILSVFKDKGGCFTKVILNPLVIVSESSMIEKAIELHNKANQNCFIANSLNFKVDHIPTIKSIKEK from the coding sequence ATGAATATTAATCATCAATACAAACTAACTCTAAAATGGACTGGAAACAAAGGGCAAGGTACTAATGATTATGCTGCTTACGAGAGAAGCCATAATATTAATATTGAAAATAAAGTTGAATTACAGTGTTCTTCAGATGCACCATTCAGAGGAGATTATACTAAACATAGTCCAGAAGATTTTTTCTTAGCATCAGTTTCATCTTGCCACATGTTATGGTATCTTCATCTTTGTGCAGACTCAGGAATAGTTGTGTTAGAATATACAGATTTTGCAGAGGGAATCTTATCTGTATTTAAAGATAAAGGTGGTTGTTTTACAAAAGTTATTTTAAATCCATTAGTTATTGTGAGCGAAAGTTCTATGATAGAAAAAGCTATTGAACTACACAATAAAGCCAATCAAAATTGTTTTATAGCAAATTCATTAAACTTCAAAGTGGACCATATTCCTACAATCAAATCAATAAAAGAAAAATAA
- a CDS encoding DUF1697 domain-containing protein, producing the protein MVDKIKYIAILRGINVGGNKLIKMDSLRLMLENIGFENVKSYIQSGNLIFNYKLSDCKILAQNISDKIKELLFFDVPVIVLGINELEKIYESNPFLKILELDISYLHITFLSDVPKNEKLLLLQKDFDNIEFKIINKSVYLFCPYGYSKSKLTNSLLEKKLNVTATTRNLKTVIELIKMAKSN; encoded by the coding sequence ATGGTTGATAAGATTAAGTACATTGCAATTCTTAGGGGAATTAATGTTGGTGGGAATAAATTAATTAAAATGGATTCTCTTAGATTAATGTTAGAGAACATTGGATTTGAGAATGTTAAATCTTACATTCAAAGTGGTAATTTAATTTTTAATTATAAGTTATCAGATTGTAAAATTTTAGCTCAAAATATTTCAGATAAAATAAAAGAACTTCTCTTTTTTGATGTTCCAGTTATTGTATTAGGAATAAATGAATTAGAGAAAATCTATGAATCTAATCCTTTCTTAAAAATATTAGAACTAGATATTTCATATCTTCATATTACTTTTTTATCTGATGTTCCAAAGAATGAAAAATTGTTACTACTTCAAAAAGATTTTGATAATATTGAGTTTAAAATAATAAATAAAAGTGTTTATTTGTTTTGTCCTTATGGTTACAGCAAATCAAAATTGACTAATAGCTTACTCGAAAAAAAGTTAAATGTAACAGCAACAACTCGTAATTTAAAAACTGTTATTGAACTAATTAAAATGGCTAAATCCAATTAG
- a CDS encoding SDR family NAD(P)-dependent oxidoreductase translates to MNLVGQNIFITGATSGIGKVAALKLANDGATVIATYRNDEKGETLLQNFKDNHPNSKGKLELIKCNLSSFESISEACKKVKNNYDNLDAIINNAGIMNFSLIESENKIEEIFHVNLLAPVLISHLLINSLEKSDLGKLIFTTSGLHQGKINFNNIELKINFSGFKSYSQTKLGLILLTKLFAINLSKSNIGVYSNHPGLVRTDIARTAGIFSKLFFYLMGKSPLEGAKTLIYLSENENRFLKSGEYYADCKITETSKESYNIETATNLLNVCKTYLINWISYPSAIFPNS, encoded by the coding sequence ATGAATTTAGTAGGTCAAAATATATTTATAACAGGTGCAACATCTGGGATTGGTAAGGTTGCAGCACTCAAACTTGCAAATGATGGTGCAACTGTAATTGCAACTTATCGAAATGATGAAAAAGGGGAAACTTTATTACAAAACTTTAAAGACAATCACCCTAATTCCAAAGGTAAATTAGAACTAATTAAATGTAACTTATCTTCATTTGAATCAATATCAGAGGCTTGTAAAAAAGTTAAGAATAACTATGATAATTTAGATGCAATAATTAATAATGCAGGTATTATGAACTTTAGTTTGATTGAAAGTGAAAATAAAATTGAAGAGATTTTTCATGTTAATTTATTAGCTCCTGTTTTGATAAGCCACTTGTTAATTAATTCATTGGAAAAATCGGATCTAGGTAAATTAATTTTTACTACATCTGGTCTTCATCAAGGCAAAATAAATTTCAATAATATTGAACTAAAAATTAATTTTTCTGGATTTAAATCTTATAGTCAAACTAAATTAGGTTTAATTTTACTTACAAAGTTGTTTGCCATAAATCTATCCAAATCAAATATAGGAGTTTACAGTAATCATCCTGGGTTAGTAAGAACAGATATAGCTAGAACAGCTGGTATTTTTTCAAAATTGTTTTTTTATTTAATGGGTAAAAGCCCTTTAGAAGGAGCTAAAACTCTGATATATTTATCTGAAAATGAAAATAGATTTTTGAAGTCAGGTGAGTATTATGCTGATTGTAAAATTACAGAAACATCTAAAGAGAGTTATAATATAGAAACTGCTACAAATCTGTTAAATGTTTGCAAAACTTATCTTATTAATTGGATTAGTTACCCATCTGCAATATTCCCAAATTCTTAA
- the hemN gene encoding oxygen-independent coproporphyrinogen III oxidase: protein MRKDLIQKYNVPGPRYTSYPTVPYWENSISIKDWSNLVKQSFDQSNESEGISIYIHLPFCESLCTYCGCNTRITINHSVEKPYLEAILKEFEMYIYIFQNVPKISEIHLGGGTPTFFSPENLTLLIEGIKSFATIDSNAHLSFEAHPNNTTTAHLNSLFNNGFKRLSLGVQDFDEKVQVAIHRIQSYEQVKFTTNSAREIGYESVNYDLIYGLPFQTIESIETTINKVLIIKPDRIAFYSYAHVPWIKPAQRGYSDSDLPEPETKRKLYEIGRELLEKGGYSEIGMDHFALPNDSLFNAVEKGTLHRNFMGYTSSKTRLLIGLGVSSISDSWSGFSQNSKNLEDYLTKVNSGLLPIFKGHILTNEDLIIRQHIINIICKFETSWKEPQNQCPALFESLERLNELIQDNLIIIEESKLFVTKEGKNFIRNICMAFDSRLHKSEPTIQLFSQTV from the coding sequence ATGAGAAAAGATTTAATACAAAAATATAATGTACCTGGTCCGCGATATACAAGTTACCCAACAGTACCATATTGGGAGAATTCAATTTCCATAAAAGACTGGTCAAATCTAGTTAAACAATCATTTGATCAAAGTAATGAAAGTGAGGGAATAAGTATTTACATACATTTACCATTTTGTGAAAGTTTGTGCACTTATTGTGGTTGTAATACAAGAATCACAATTAATCATTCGGTTGAGAAGCCTTATTTGGAAGCAATTTTAAAAGAATTTGAAATGTATATTTATATATTTCAGAATGTACCAAAAATTAGCGAAATTCATTTAGGAGGTGGTACACCAACTTTTTTTAGTCCAGAAAATCTTACATTATTAATTGAAGGTATTAAATCTTTTGCAACTATTGATTCTAATGCTCATTTAAGTTTTGAAGCTCACCCAAATAATACAACAACAGCACATTTAAATTCATTATTCAATAATGGATTCAAACGATTGAGCTTAGGAGTACAGGATTTTGATGAAAAAGTACAAGTTGCAATTCATAGAATTCAAAGTTACGAACAGGTAAAATTTACAACCAATTCAGCAAGAGAAATTGGATATGAATCAGTTAATTATGATCTTATTTATGGATTGCCTTTTCAAACTATTGAAAGCATTGAAACTACAATTAATAAAGTGTTAATTATTAAACCAGATAGAATTGCATTTTATAGTTATGCTCATGTACCATGGATAAAACCTGCACAGCGTGGATATTCTGATAGTGATTTGCCAGAACCAGAAACAAAGAGAAAGTTATATGAAATTGGTAGAGAATTATTAGAAAAAGGTGGTTATTCAGAAATAGGTATGGATCATTTTGCACTACCCAACGACTCACTTTTCAATGCTGTTGAAAAAGGAACTTTGCATAGAAATTTCATGGGCTATACTTCAAGCAAAACTCGCTTACTGATTGGGTTAGGTGTATCTTCTATTAGTGATAGCTGGAGCGGTTTTTCACAAAATTCTAAAAACCTTGAAGATTATTTGACTAAGGTAAATTCAGGATTATTACCAATTTTTAAAGGTCATATTCTAACCAATGAAGACTTAATAATACGTCAACATATAATTAATATTATTTGCAAATTTGAAACTTCTTGGAAAGAGCCACAAAATCAATGCCCTGCTCTTTTTGAATCTTTAGAAAGATTAAATGAACTTATTCAAGATAACCTAATAATTATTGAAGAATCAAAATTATTTGTAACTAAAGAAGGTAAAAATTTTATTAGAAATATATGCATGGCATTTGATTCTAGACTACACAAATCAGAACCTACCATTCAATTATTTTCTCAAACTGTTTAA